From Cellulosimicrobium sp. ES-005, one genomic window encodes:
- a CDS encoding winged helix-turn-helix domain-containing protein: MTLTATRPARRTSSRAAAPRALAPQHPAAPRTALAPARPAATDPATPRRNPGFVLYVGVDAAPGEQPQAQLVELAEALGELARDWLPSAETYTALALAEPTTTTSSPVQDIAAFRERLATLSPVPRVVIDPAGRTVTVEGRSARLTFRELELLSYLARTAHRVVTRAELLETVWADHEVAAGSRTIDVHVRRLREKLGLEHVITTVRGLGYRFDPQTPVVLGGTGDAA; this comes from the coding sequence ATGACGCTCACCGCTACCCGTCCCGCCCGCCGCACCTCGTCCCGCGCCGCCGCGCCCCGGGCCCTCGCACCGCAGCACCCCGCCGCGCCGCGCACCGCGCTCGCGCCGGCCCGCCCGGCCGCCACCGACCCGGCCACGCCGCGCCGCAACCCGGGATTCGTCCTCTACGTCGGCGTCGACGCGGCGCCGGGCGAGCAGCCGCAGGCCCAGCTCGTCGAGCTCGCCGAGGCGCTCGGCGAGCTCGCCCGCGACTGGCTGCCGAGCGCCGAGACGTACACGGCCCTCGCGCTCGCCGAGCCCACGACCACGACGTCGTCGCCCGTGCAGGACATCGCGGCGTTCCGCGAGCGGCTCGCGACCCTGTCGCCCGTGCCGCGCGTCGTCATCGACCCCGCGGGCCGCACGGTCACGGTCGAGGGCAGGTCGGCGCGCCTGACGTTCCGGGAGCTCGAGCTCCTGTCGTACCTCGCCCGCACGGCGCACCGCGTCGTGACGCGGGCCGAGCTGCTCGAGACCGTGTGGGCCGACCACGAGGTCGCCGCGGGCAGCCGCACCATCGACGTCCACGTGCGACGCCTGCGCGAGAAGCTCGGGCTGGAGCACGTCATCACCACGGTCCGCGGT
- the upp gene encoding uracil phosphoribosyltransferase: MRLHVADHPLVAHKLTVLRNKETASPTFRLLVDELVTLLAYEATRDVRVEPHEIETPVTTTIGVRLAEPRPLVVPILRAGLGMLEGMTRLLPTAEVGFLGMQRDEETLEAVTYANRLPDDLTGRHVFLLDPMLATGGTLVAAIDYVFARGARDVTAVCLLAAPEGIQVLENAVGDRVDVQLVVAAVDERLNEKAYIVPGLGDAGDRLYGVV, encoded by the coding sequence ATGCGCCTGCACGTCGCCGACCACCCGCTCGTAGCCCACAAGCTGACCGTCCTGCGGAACAAGGAGACGGCGTCCCCGACGTTCCGGCTCCTCGTCGACGAGCTGGTCACGCTGCTCGCCTACGAGGCCACGCGCGACGTGCGGGTCGAGCCGCACGAGATCGAGACGCCGGTGACGACGACGATCGGCGTGCGCCTCGCGGAGCCGCGTCCCCTGGTCGTCCCCATCCTGCGGGCGGGCCTGGGGATGCTCGAGGGCATGACGCGCCTGCTGCCGACGGCGGAGGTCGGGTTCCTCGGCATGCAGCGCGACGAGGAGACGCTCGAGGCGGTCACGTACGCGAACCGCCTGCCCGACGACCTGACGGGTCGGCACGTGTTCCTCCTGGACCCGATGCTCGCGACGGGCGGCACGCTCGTGGCCGCGATCGACTACGTGTTCGCGCGCGGTGCGCGGGACGTCACGGCGGTCTGCCTGCTCGCGGCGCCCGAGGGGATCCAGGTGCTGGAGAACGCGGTCGGCGACCGCGTGGACGTCCAGCTCGTGGTCGCCGCGGTCGACGAGCGCCTCAACGAGAAGGCGTACATCGTCCCGGGCCTCGGCGACGCCGGGGACCGCCTCTACGGCGTCGTCTGA